The genomic interval GAAGCGGCCAGTGCGGGCGACGCCTTGGAACCGACCGGCGGCGACtacagccacaggtgccgcacagGGCACCATGTCCTAGCTCTGGGCATCAAAATCCTGGCGAGGGGAACTAAGGGTTCCGAGCTGGTTCCAACCCTGGACACCGAGGCCTCCGGGCGAGAGAGTGGAACCCTGGGGTCGTCTGAAGCGCGGGGCCAAGAGCCCCCTGAGCCAGACGGCAAAACCCCTGGGCCTGCCATAGAGGACACTGAAGTCTCCTGGCCGAGCTGCGAGGTCCTCGTGCCCTCCACAGAGCAGGGCGTCGAGACCCCTGAGCAAGGGAGCGAAGTCCTCCAGCCATCAGGCCAGCCGTCCGCAGTTGCGGGCTTTGTGCATCCTGAACCAGGCAGTGACGATCCTGGGCCGTCCGAAGCGGGAAGCGCAGAGGTACAGGGGCAGTTTCCTACTCCCGGCCCTAAGACCTCCTCCTCTGGGTCAAGCCAGGAAACCCTGCAGCTGCGTTTTCTTCTGTGTCCCGAGGCTCCCCAACCAGACCCGGAGGAACTGCCAATGGAGACGCCCATCGAGCGCGAAATCCGCCGCAGCTGCGAACGTGAAGAAAGCCTGCGGCGGAGCCGGGGCCTGAGCCCGGGCCGCGCGTGCCACGAACTCGTGGAGTTGCGCGTGCGGCCAATGCTCAGTCTGCCCGGCCCTAGCCCCGCGTCCACGCGCGCCTTGGAGCGCGCGCGCGCGGGAGCGCAGATGCAGCGAGACATCCAGCGGGAGGCCCACCGGCAGGCGGCGCTGACGCGCCCCGCGGTCCCAGTCCCGCGTCTCGGGTCCCCGCCGCAGCCGCTGGGGGAACTCAAGCGTTTCTTCGAGGCCGCGGCGGAGAGCGGTTCCTCCGCGGTGGCGGCGGAAGGCGGCGCGAGCCCGCAGTGGCGGCCAGAACCCGGAGGCCGCCCGCGCTCGGCAGAGCTGGCTTGCGCCACGGCCCCTATAGCTCCGTCGCTGCTGGAGCAGGAGGTGCGCGAGGTGCGCGAGCGCGAGCGGGAGCTGCAGCGCCAGCGGCGCAGCGTCTACGGTACCGTAGACTTCAAGGAGCCGGCGCCGAGCCTCACTGGTAAGCCGCCGGCGCCGCGACGCCGGAGACCCCCAGGCTTTCAGCCGTCCCCGCTGATAGCCCAAGTCCAGTGGCCTCTTTTCTGGTTCTTGGATTCTCGCGGTCTCTCTCTTGAGGCTCCCAGACTCCCAGGACCTCCTTCTCAATTTTCTGTCCTTTGCCCTACTACTTTGGGCTGCCTACTCCCTGCGCTCTACTTCCCACTCGAGTGATGGATGGACTACCAGACCCACACCCTCTAAGTTGAGGAGGCTGGGTGGGGGAGGATTCCAGATGTCTTCCTGTTTGTCGAGTTCCAAGGAACCCTCATTGGGTTCTTCCCTCTAAATTCTCGGGTTCCTGgctctccctcttccttcctccttcggGTTCCTGGGTTCCCCGGAGCTGGATGAAGGCCTCCGTGGGAAAAAGAAGGGTGAACGCCTGTGTGTGTTTAAGGGGTGCGGCCGGCCTCTTTCATCCTGGCTGCCTCCATCTGATGAAAGGAGGGGCAACCCCGACTGAGCACCCCTTCCCCCGCAGCGAGCAGGGGTGATGGAAAGTTGACGGTGATCTGGCCCCCCCGCAGAAAGGCTTCGGAGAACGGTCTGGAGCAGGTGGGAGTCCCCTTCACCTGTGCCTAAAGCACTTGTCGCTTTCACACACAGTGTCCCCGCCATTGCAGTGTCAGCACATTGTGTGTGGAAAGATGTATCCCCGCCCCCACCCCTTGGAGAGCCACTCTGGCCAGAACTTTGTGGGGCGCAGCCCGAGGGTGAGGAGGATGCGGTCGTCCAGCGTCCCAAACCACCCCACCCTGCACCTGGGTGCGGTGCGCGGGTCACTGAGGCCGGCCTAACTTCTGGCCCTCTCTTTGACTAGGAAGAGCGCAAACCTTGAGGTTTGAGTAGACTGGGAACCGTGGCCGGAAGCAACACATCCGTCGGAGGACCAGgtcgtggggggggggggcgtccAGCAGTGTCCTCCGGTTAGGCAGAAGGCCCTCTGTGCTGGGGAAGATGAAATTGACCGGTCCATCCTTGATCTTGACTTTATGAAATTGACCAGTACTCTCTTTAAAGGAATTAAccttttaattaacatttaagtCTGCACTGGGAAAGTGACCACCATCCACAGCTGTGTCAGTGAAACTGTCCAGCACTTCTAATTGCTAACTGAACTATCCTCTCCCTTGGCTGTCAGAGGGCTGGGGTCACCGCCtcagctgccccctcccccaataAAACCTTTCTATCAGGGCAGTGGACGCTGTTTTCTTCTGGGTCCTTCTCTTCTGCGGTGGGGCCTGAGAAAACCCACAAGAGGCGCCGGCCGGAATGCGGGAATGTGCCCATAGCACCCTATTCCCAGGCTGCCCGCCTCGCGGTGCCAGACCCGGCCTGGCCCGAGTCCGACTGCCCCCTGGCGGCGTGGGCGCAAAATGTGGCGCTCAGAGCTCGCGTCCTCCCTTTCCAACCTGCCTTCTCAACATTTATTAGTGCCAGCGGCTTACCCCGCGCCCTCTGGGCGTTGGCTATTAGTGCCAAGTGGGCCTCTTAACAGTGATAAGAGGCTGTTCCTATCCTGGGGAGATATAGAAAGCTTATAAAAAAGGGGGTGGTGGTAGGTAGTGAGGGTACAAGCTACTTCTCAACACCACCAGTTTCTGATGATCACTGTTCTTGACATTGTTTCTCACAAGGAATGAATGTATATGTGAGAGGTGAGTGTCAGG from Nycticebus coucang isolate mNycCou1 chromosome 3, mNycCou1.pri, whole genome shotgun sequence carries:
- the MISP3 gene encoding uncharacterized protein MISP3 isoform X4 produces the protein MKFCAHPLLQRGVGVRRAGPESSWQVPEAVPGPAPGGRSWRPEAGQREAASAGDALEPTGGDYSHRCRTGHHVLALGIKILARGTKGSELVPTLDTEASGRESGTLGSSEARGQEPPEPDGKTPGPAIEDTEVSWPSCEVLVPSTEQGVETPEQGSEVLQPSGQPSAVAGFVHPEPGSDDPGPSEAGSAEAPQPDPEELPMETPIEREIRRSCEREESLRRSRGLSPGRACHELVELRVRPMLSLPGPSPASTRALERARAGAQMQRDIQREAHRQAALTRPAVPVPRLGSPPQPLGELKRFFEAAAESGSSAVAAEGGASPQWRPEPGGRPRSAELACATAPIAPSLLEQEVREVRERERELQRQRRSVYGTVDFKEPAPSLTASRGDGKLTVIWPPRRKASENGLEQGPTAELDSVRTD
- the MISP3 gene encoding uncharacterized protein MISP3 isoform X3, which gives rise to MKFCAHPLLQRGVGVRRAGPESSWQVPEAVPGPAPGGRSWRPEAGQREAASAGDALEPTGGDYSHRCRTGHHVLALGIKILARGTKGSELVPTLDTEASGRESGTLGSSEARGQEPPEPDGKTPGPAIEDTEVSWPSCEVLVPSTEQGVETPEQGSEVLQPSGQPSAVAGFVHPEPGSDDPGPSEAGSAEVQGQFPTPGPKTSSSGSSQETLQLRFLLCPEAPQPDPEELPMETPIEREIRRSCEREESLRRSRGLSPGRACHELVELRVRPMLSLPGPSPASTRALERARAGAQMQRDIQREAHRQAALTRPAVPVPRLGSPPQPLGELKRFFEAAAESGSSAVAAEGGASPQWRPEPGGRPRSAELACATAPIAPSLLEQEVREVRERERELQRQRRSVYGTVDFKEPAPSLTASRGDGKLTVIWPPRRKASENGLEQEERKP
- the MISP3 gene encoding uncharacterized protein MISP3 isoform X2, which translates into the protein MKFCAHPLLQRGVGVRRAGPESSWQVPEAVPGPAPGGRSWRPEAGQREAASAGDALEPTGGDYSHRCRTGHHVLALGIKILARGTKGSELVPTLDTEASGRESGTLGSSEARGQEPPEPDGKTPGPAIEDTEVSWPSCEVLVPSTEQGVETPEQGSEVLQPSGQPSAVAGFVHPEPGSDDPGPSEAGSAEVQGQFPTPGPKTSSSGSSQETLQLRFLLCPEAPQPDPEELPMETPIEREIRRSCEREESLRRSRGLSPGRACHELVELRVRPMLSLPGPSPASTRALERARAGAQMQRDIQREAHRQAALTRPAVPVPRLGSPPQPLGELKRFFEAAAESGSSAVAAEGGASPQWRPEPGGRPRSAELACATAPIAPSLLEQEVREVRERERELQRQRRSVYGTVDFKEPAPSLTASRGDGKLTVIWPPRRKASENGLEQSANLEV
- the MISP3 gene encoding uncharacterized protein MISP3 isoform X1: MKFCAHPLLQRGVGVRRAGPESSWQVPEAVPGPAPGGRSWRPEAGQREAASAGDALEPTGGDYSHRCRTGHHVLALGIKILARGTKGSELVPTLDTEASGRESGTLGSSEARGQEPPEPDGKTPGPAIEDTEVSWPSCEVLVPSTEQGVETPEQGSEVLQPSGQPSAVAGFVHPEPGSDDPGPSEAGSAEVQGQFPTPGPKTSSSGSSQETLQLRFLLCPEAPQPDPEELPMETPIEREIRRSCEREESLRRSRGLSPGRACHELVELRVRPMLSLPGPSPASTRALERARAGAQMQRDIQREAHRQAALTRPAVPVPRLGSPPQPLGELKRFFEAAAESGSSAVAAEGGASPQWRPEPGGRPRSAELACATAPIAPSLLEQEVREVRERERELQRQRRSVYGTVDFKEPAPSLTASRGDGKLTVIWPPRRKASENGLEQGPTAELDSVRTD